One region of Terricaulis silvestris genomic DNA includes:
- a CDS encoding ArsR/SmtB family transcription factor, producing MNLDATFSALADPTRRAILARLAEGEASVMELAAPFAMSQPAISKHLRVLENAGLITKGRDGQKRPCRIEAEPLEAANEWLERYREFWEQNYQRLDNLLEALLEETKPKPKRKKK from the coding sequence ATGAACCTGGACGCCACATTCTCCGCTCTCGCCGATCCAACCCGCCGCGCAATCCTCGCCCGGCTGGCGGAAGGTGAGGCCTCGGTGATGGAGCTCGCCGCACCTTTCGCGATGAGCCAGCCCGCGATCTCAAAGCACCTTCGCGTGCTCGAAAACGCCGGCCTCATCACCAAGGGCCGCGACGGGCAGAAGCGCCCATGCCGCATCGAAGCCGAACCGCTCGAAGCCGCCAACGAATGGCTCGAACGCTATCGCGAGTTCTGGGAGCAGAACTATCAGCGCTTGGACAATCTGCTCGAGGCGCTGCTCGAAGAAACCAAACCAAAGCCGAAACGCAAAAAGAAATAG
- a CDS encoding VOC family protein, whose translation MSKNKITPFLWYDKEAEDAAKFYVSIFKNAKINQVARYPEGSPYEAGTVMTVAFELDGQHFTAINGGPHFKLDEAISFTVDCDGQAEVDHYWESLLAGGGTPSQCGWLKDRYGLSWQVTPKQLIELTTSSDKAQNNRVFAAMMKMSKIIVADLERAAKA comes from the coding sequence ATGTCAAAGAACAAGATCACGCCCTTCCTCTGGTACGACAAGGAAGCCGAGGACGCCGCCAAGTTCTACGTGTCGATCTTCAAGAACGCGAAGATCAACCAGGTCGCGCGCTATCCAGAAGGCAGCCCCTACGAAGCGGGGACGGTCATGACGGTGGCGTTCGAACTCGACGGCCAGCACTTCACCGCCATCAATGGCGGTCCGCACTTCAAACTCGATGAGGCGATCTCCTTCACCGTGGATTGCGATGGCCAGGCCGAAGTGGATCATTATTGGGAAAGCCTGCTCGCCGGCGGCGGCACGCCAAGCCAATGCGGCTGGCTGAAGGATCGCTACGGACTTTCTTGGCAAGTGACGCCGAAGCAGCTGATCGAACTCACCACCAGTTCGGACAAGGCTCAAAACAACCGTGTCTTCGCCGCGATGATGAAAATGTCGAAGATCATCGTCGCCGATCTCGAACGCGCCGCGAAAGCATAA
- the tatC gene encoding twin-arginine translocase subunit TatC: protein MSNTALKDDEEVEASRAPLLDHLAELRNRLMASLAWVVLGVIICFFFADKIFLFMVQPFQTAMASSNPENAGQAIELINTGAFGFFSVKMQIALFGGIIFAFPIIAWQAYAFIAPGLYKKERAAAAPFMVAAPIMFALGAAFVFYVAMPMALIFALGQQVSEGPVHVRYLPKVEEYMGLVTTLVLAFGLMFQMPVVLSLLGRVGIVSASALRKGRRYAIVGIAAFSALVTPNDVVSMVVMAVPVYLLYEISIWIVAAIEAARSKREKVEAAALAAADVHSPGP, encoded by the coding sequence GTGAGCAACACTGCGCTCAAAGACGACGAGGAAGTCGAAGCCTCGCGCGCTCCGCTGCTCGATCACCTCGCCGAACTGCGCAATCGGCTGATGGCGTCGCTCGCTTGGGTCGTGCTCGGCGTCATCATCTGCTTCTTCTTCGCCGACAAGATTTTCCTGTTCATGGTTCAACCGTTCCAGACGGCAATGGCTAGCAGCAACCCCGAGAACGCGGGCCAAGCCATCGAACTCATCAACACCGGCGCCTTCGGCTTCTTCTCCGTGAAGATGCAGATCGCGCTGTTCGGCGGCATCATCTTCGCGTTCCCCATCATCGCGTGGCAAGCCTACGCGTTCATTGCGCCGGGGCTCTACAAGAAGGAGCGCGCGGCCGCGGCGCCGTTCATGGTCGCCGCGCCAATCATGTTCGCGCTGGGCGCCGCGTTTGTCTTTTATGTCGCCATGCCCATGGCCCTCATCTTCGCGTTGGGACAGCAAGTCAGCGAAGGGCCCGTTCACGTCCGCTATCTGCCCAAGGTTGAAGAATACATGGGGCTGGTCACCACTCTGGTGCTCGCCTTCGGTCTGATGTTTCAGATGCCCGTCGTGCTTTCGCTCCTGGGTCGCGTCGGCATCGTCTCAGCCTCGGCGCTGCGCAAGGGCCGCCGCTACGCCATCGTCGGCATCGCGGCGTTCTCGGCGCTCGTCACGCCGAACGACGTCGTGTCCATGGTCGTCATGGCCGTGCCGGTTTACCTGCTCTACGAAATCTCGATCTGGATCGTCGCCGCCATCGAAGCGGCGCGGAGCAAACGCGAGAAGGTCGAGGCCGCGGCGCTCGCCGCTGCCGACGTTCACTCTCCCGGCCCGTAG
- the nagZ gene encoding beta-N-acetylhexosaminidase, whose amino-acid sequence MLSIALGVRQAKLDAEMRAFFQDARPWAFILFREACVSRVQVQALCNELREAAGHDAIVWIDQEGGRVARLKAPEWPTWPAAAKYGEAFARDNVTGIEATYLGHRLIAHELKSIGVDGDYAPVLDVPVEGSDKIVGDRAFSAEPKLVATLARAALEGLHDGGVAGCIKHMPGHGRATADSHLALPRVSVSEAELINDIYPFTRLADAEAAMTAHIIYEAWDPDRPATCSPKVIDEIIRATIGFEGLLMSDDLDMHALQFAMNGGLQQRAETALKAGCDVVLQCSGKLADMQEAAKGCANLTGPSMVRARAVESFAKRPAREFDADAGWARFNLLMNSQTS is encoded by the coding sequence ATGCTTTCAATTGCCTTAGGCGTGCGCCAAGCCAAGCTCGACGCGGAGATGCGCGCGTTCTTCCAAGATGCGCGCCCGTGGGCGTTCATCCTCTTCCGCGAAGCCTGCGTCTCACGCGTTCAGGTGCAAGCGCTCTGCAACGAACTGCGCGAAGCCGCTGGTCACGACGCCATTGTCTGGATCGATCAGGAAGGCGGCCGCGTCGCGCGTCTCAAAGCGCCCGAATGGCCAACGTGGCCAGCTGCTGCAAAATATGGCGAGGCGTTCGCGCGCGACAATGTCACCGGCATCGAAGCGACCTATCTCGGCCACCGCCTCATTGCGCACGAACTAAAGTCCATCGGAGTCGATGGCGACTATGCGCCGGTGCTGGATGTGCCTGTCGAAGGCTCAGACAAAATCGTCGGCGATCGCGCCTTCTCCGCCGAACCCAAGCTGGTCGCCACGCTCGCGCGCGCCGCGCTCGAAGGCTTGCACGATGGCGGCGTCGCCGGCTGCATCAAGCACATGCCCGGCCACGGCCGCGCCACCGCCGACAGCCACCTTGCGCTGCCGCGCGTGAGCGTGAGCGAAGCCGAACTCATCAACGACATCTATCCCTTCACGCGCCTCGCCGACGCCGAAGCCGCGATGACCGCGCACATTATCTACGAAGCCTGGGATCCCGATCGACCCGCGACTTGCTCGCCGAAGGTGATCGACGAAATCATCCGCGCCACCATCGGATTCGAAGGCCTGTTGATGAGCGACGACCTCGACATGCACGCGCTGCAATTTGCCATGAACGGCGGCCTGCAGCAGCGCGCCGAAACCGCGCTCAAAGCGGGCTGCGATGTGGTGCTGCAATGCTCCGGCAAGCTCGCCGACATGCAGGAAGCCGCCAAAGGCTGCGCCAATCTCACCGGCCCCTCCATGGTTCGCGCCCGCGCCGTGGAATCCTTCGCAAAACGCCCAGCGCGCGAATTCGACGCAGACGCTGGCTGGGCCCGTTTCAATCTGTTGATGAATAGCCAAACCAGCTAA
- the scpB gene encoding SMC-Scp complex subunit ScpB → MNSPDQPVADQLRRLEDAFTEGGDRPRAEPSADAMRAAEALLFAGGEPITAKALGEKLGPAVDVATVLMKLKADYAERGVQLVEAGGAWRFQSAPDLSSLFTETREAPKRLPKAAMETLAVIAYHQPVTRAEIEEIRGVSLSRGSMELLLEISWIRPRGRRRTPGRPLTFGTTDAFLSQFGLASLDALPGKDDLKGLGLLDPRAASALDVPRPSEELASDEEPLSDGDDAASFFVDHMDQDE, encoded by the coding sequence ATGAACTCGCCCGACCAACCCGTCGCTGACCAGCTGCGCCGCCTCGAAGACGCCTTCACCGAGGGCGGCGATCGCCCGCGCGCCGAACCCAGCGCCGACGCCATGCGCGCCGCCGAAGCTTTGCTGTTCGCCGGCGGCGAACCTATCACCGCCAAGGCGCTCGGCGAAAAGCTTGGCCCCGCCGTCGACGTCGCCACCGTGCTGATGAAGCTGAAAGCCGATTACGCCGAGCGCGGCGTCCAGCTGGTCGAAGCGGGCGGCGCCTGGCGCTTCCAGTCGGCCCCTGATCTTTCCAGCCTCTTCACCGAAACCCGCGAAGCCCCCAAGCGCCTGCCCAAGGCGGCGATGGAGACGCTGGCGGTAATTGCATACCATCAGCCCGTGACCCGGGCCGAGATCGAGGAAATCCGTGGCGTCAGCCTCTCGCGCGGCTCCATGGAGCTGCTGCTTGAGATCAGCTGGATCCGGCCCCGGGGCCGGCGCCGCACACCTGGCCGTCCACTTACCTTTGGTACTACCGACGCATTCCTGAGCCAGTTCGGCTTGGCGTCGCTTGACGCCCTCCCAGGCAAGGACGATCTCAAGGGCCTAGGCCTGCTCGATCCACGCGCCGCCAGTGCTTTGGATGTGCCGCGCCCGAGCGAGGAGCTGGCGAGCGACGAAGAACCGCTGTCGGATGGTGACGACGCGGCAAGCTTTTTCGTGGATCATATGGATCAAGACGAGTAA
- a CDS encoding ferritin-like domain-containing protein: MDAPVLLPTREQLIHALYEAAEIEHNLMCTYLYAAFSLKDGEAEGLNAEEAEAVKRWRRAIVDVSIDEMGHLAAVWNITAGVGGMPRFGRVNFPIDPGYLPAGIVVKLAPFSEDVLQHFIFLERPKGSDEPEGKGFECTRTFSRAAPAPRLTPMGFDYATVGEFYETMEAGLDIMSRKLGEKELFCGDPALQLSPSEIDLSGAKPVLCTKTAKQACAAIITQGEGASEENPDSHYCRFRKIREELTALKAKNPRFEPAHAAATNPVLRRPPQPEGRVWIEDPEASAIVDVANASYQTMLRLIAHAYVVPSPSAEKSLAVDLGIDLMKALALLGESAARRPAGPSNPDCNAGVSFTALRDSAPLPRAASTRRFFVERMAELAKGAARLDQSDTRVARAAGLLKALAARATKFADMSDEPVASSPSQAAAPPSKPAPPQHIVDGVEIVEGETVTIHYQGKLCIHSRFCVTGAPKVFLANVEGPWIHPDDMDAEELMAVARECPSGAIQYRRNDGGREEQAPPVNLIRTLEAGPYTFRGDLRIDGEPIGFRATLCRCGASKNKPFCDGSHHEMGFTASGEPPTGDKTAMLAVRDGPIDIAPQLDGPLMVRGNMEIIASTGRMVARMTAARFCRCGHSNTKPFCDGTHAKIGFKST; encoded by the coding sequence ATGGACGCGCCCGTACTCCTGCCCACCCGCGAGCAGCTCATCCACGCGCTCTACGAAGCCGCCGAGATCGAGCACAACCTGATGTGCACCTACCTTTACGCAGCCTTCAGCCTGAAGGATGGCGAAGCGGAGGGTCTCAACGCAGAGGAGGCGGAAGCCGTCAAGCGCTGGCGGCGCGCGATTGTCGATGTCTCAATCGATGAGATGGGCCACCTCGCCGCGGTTTGGAACATCACGGCGGGCGTCGGCGGTATGCCGCGCTTCGGCCGCGTGAACTTTCCCATCGACCCGGGCTATCTGCCCGCCGGCATCGTCGTGAAGCTCGCGCCCTTCAGCGAAGACGTGCTGCAGCACTTCATCTTTCTCGAACGCCCCAAAGGCTCGGACGAGCCCGAAGGCAAGGGCTTCGAGTGCACGCGCACGTTCTCGCGCGCCGCGCCCGCCCCCCGGCTCACGCCCATGGGCTTCGACTACGCAACCGTCGGCGAATTCTACGAAACGATGGAGGCCGGGCTCGACATCATGTCCCGCAAGCTCGGCGAGAAAGAATTGTTCTGCGGTGATCCGGCGCTGCAACTTTCGCCAAGCGAAATTGATCTCAGTGGCGCCAAGCCCGTGCTCTGCACCAAGACCGCGAAGCAAGCGTGCGCCGCCATTATCACGCAAGGCGAGGGCGCTTCCGAGGAAAACCCGGATTCGCATTATTGTCGCTTCCGCAAAATCCGCGAAGAGCTGACGGCACTGAAGGCCAAGAACCCGCGCTTCGAACCCGCGCACGCCGCCGCCACCAATCCGGTGTTGCGCCGCCCGCCACAGCCGGAAGGGCGCGTCTGGATCGAGGATCCGGAAGCGTCAGCGATCGTCGATGTCGCCAACGCCTCGTACCAAACCATGCTGCGCCTCATCGCGCACGCTTACGTCGTGCCAAGCCCCAGTGCGGAAAAGAGTCTCGCCGTCGATCTGGGCATCGATCTGATGAAGGCGTTGGCGTTGCTCGGCGAGAGCGCAGCGCGACGCCCCGCCGGGCCATCCAACCCCGATTGCAACGCCGGCGTCTCGTTCACCGCGCTGCGCGATTCCGCGCCGCTCCCGCGCGCTGCCAGCACGCGGCGTTTCTTCGTCGAGCGCATGGCGGAACTCGCCAAGGGCGCCGCCAGGCTCGACCAATCCGACACCCGCGTCGCCCGCGCCGCCGGTCTGCTCAAAGCGCTCGCCGCGCGCGCGACAAAGTTCGCCGACATGAGCGACGAACCGGTTGCGTCCTCACCGTCACAAGCCGCCGCGCCGCCGTCAAAGCCCGCCCCACCACAGCACATCGTCGATGGCGTCGAGATCGTCGAAGGCGAGACGGTCACGATCCATTACCAGGGCAAACTCTGCATCCACTCGCGCTTCTGCGTGACCGGCGCGCCAAAAGTTTTCCTCGCCAACGTCGAAGGCCCGTGGATTCATCCCGACGACATGGACGCCGAAGAGCTGATGGCCGTCGCGCGCGAATGCCCATCCGGCGCGATCCAATATCGCCGCAACGACGGAGGCCGCGAAGAACAAGCGCCGCCGGTTAATCTGATCCGTACACTCGAAGCAGGGCCCTACACCTTCCGCGGCGATCTCCGCATCGATGGCGAGCCGATCGGCTTCCGCGCCACGCTCTGCCGCTGCGGCGCATCGAAGAACAAACCGTTCTGCGACGGCTCGCACCACGAGATGGGCTTCACTGCCTCAGGTGAACCGCCCACCGGCGACAAAACCGCCATGCTCGCCGTCCGCGACGGCCCCATCGACATCGCGCCGCAACTCGATGGCCCACTGATGGTGCGCGGCAACATGGAAATCATCGCCAGCACCGGCCGCATGGTCGCGCGCATGACCGCCGCACGCTTCTGCCGCTGCGGCCACTCCAACACCAAGCCGTTCTGCGACGGCACCCACGCCAAGATCGGCTTCAAGTCGACCTGA
- a CDS encoding segregation and condensation protein A, which yields MSSDDIEIIEGDLFAAEQADEGEALMLALDHFEGPLHLLLELARAKKIDVAKVSVGEIADQYLAFIAEARSSNVEIAGDYLVMAAWLVVLKSRLLIPKPQLAEDEPDPQAMEAALRQKLMNLQLARAAAKRLQEMPQLGRDVFLNGQPTTTVLTKHTVWRADLYELLNAYCAERAKSIRKRAYTTQVRRAYPLETARKRLEQALTRLEEWSSIRSITPPMDSSEDAPPAESYLASTFGAALELAREHKLELRQAEAFAPLFVRARPVQNGPTE from the coding sequence ATGAGCAGCGACGACATCGAAATCATTGAAGGTGATCTCTTCGCCGCCGAGCAGGCGGACGAGGGCGAAGCGCTCATGCTCGCGCTCGATCACTTCGAGGGTCCGCTCCATCTCCTGCTCGAACTTGCGCGCGCCAAGAAGATCGACGTCGCCAAGGTTTCCGTCGGCGAGATCGCTGACCAGTATCTCGCCTTTATCGCTGAAGCGCGCTCGTCGAACGTGGAAATCGCCGGTGATTATCTGGTCATGGCCGCGTGGCTCGTGGTGCTGAAATCGCGCCTGCTGATCCCCAAGCCACAACTCGCAGAAGACGAACCAGACCCGCAAGCCATGGAAGCGGCGCTCCGGCAGAAGCTCATGAACCTGCAACTCGCGCGCGCCGCCGCGAAACGCTTGCAGGAGATGCCGCAACTCGGCCGCGACGTGTTCCTGAACGGCCAGCCCACGACGACGGTGCTCACCAAGCACACCGTCTGGCGCGCCGATCTCTACGAATTGCTCAACGCCTATTGCGCCGAACGCGCCAAGAGCATCCGCAAGCGCGCCTACACAACGCAAGTCCGCCGCGCTTATCCGCTCGAAACTGCGCGAAAGCGCCTCGAACAGGCTCTTACGCGCCTGGAAGAATGGAGCTCTATCCGCTCCATCACGCCGCCGATGGACTCCAGCGAAGACGCACCGCCGGCGGAGAGCTATCTCGCCTCCACCTTCGGCGCCGCCCTCGAACTCGCCCGCGAGCACAAGCTCGAACTGCGGCAAGCGGAAGCGTTCGCGCCGCTGTTCGTGCGCGCGCGCCCAGTCCAGAATGGCCCCACCGAATGA
- a CDS encoding SRPBCC domain-containing protein: protein MPAPAQVTLPSDREVRVVRQFNASRQLVYDAHTKSELLPKWLGYDSWDMPVRDMDVRVGGKYKWQWKSREDGKQFGFFGTFTEVNAPARLAHDQYFDPGDIGGSMPAGDPCFVSLDLQEANGVTTLVCTMKFASKEARDGAVSTGMTDGMEFSYTRLDDMFAKQAA from the coding sequence ATGCCAGCACCAGCACAAGTCACGTTGCCGAGCGATCGCGAAGTCCGTGTCGTCCGCCAATTCAACGCGTCGCGTCAGCTCGTCTACGATGCGCATACAAAATCCGAACTCCTGCCGAAATGGCTCGGCTATGATAGTTGGGATATGCCGGTGCGCGACATGGACGTCCGCGTCGGCGGCAAATACAAGTGGCAGTGGAAAAGCCGCGAAGACGGCAAGCAGTTCGGCTTCTTCGGCACTTTCACTGAAGTGAATGCGCCGGCGCGGCTCGCGCACGATCAATACTTCGATCCGGGCGATATCGGTGGTTCGATGCCGGCAGGCGATCCGTGCTTCGTGTCGCTCGATCTGCAAGAAGCGAACGGCGTCACCACGCTCGTTTGCACCATGAAGTTTGCGTCGAAGGAAGCGCGTGATGGCGCCGTCTCAACCGGCATGACTGACGGCATGGAGTTTAGCTACACCCGCCTCGACGACATGTTCGCCAAGCAAGCCGCGTGA
- the aat gene encoding leucyl/phenylalanyl-tRNA--protein transferase — MKPFSTEDLLACYRRGVFPMAESRADDGFFIVDPEWRCVFPLDRVHVPKRLARTLRSGRFSFTIDRDFAAVIDECAQPGAGREDTWINADIRALYLALAAKGVAHSVEARIGGELVGGLYGVALGGAFFGESMYARATDASKAALVHLAARLRHGGFKLLDAQFITPHLEQFGAQTLPRRIFQAMLGVALDAPADFGALAEDASGAALLEILQA; from the coding sequence ATGAAGCCGTTCTCGACCGAGGATCTGCTCGCCTGCTACCGGCGCGGCGTCTTTCCGATGGCGGAAAGCCGCGCAGACGACGGATTCTTTATCGTCGATCCGGAATGGCGCTGCGTGTTTCCGCTGGATCGCGTTCATGTGCCGAAGCGGTTGGCGCGGACGCTGCGGTCGGGGCGGTTCAGCTTCACGATCGACCGCGATTTCGCGGCGGTGATCGACGAATGCGCGCAGCCGGGTGCGGGGCGCGAGGACACCTGGATCAACGCCGACATCCGCGCGCTTTATCTGGCGCTGGCAGCGAAGGGCGTGGCGCATAGCGTCGAGGCGCGGATCGGCGGCGAGTTAGTCGGCGGCTTGTACGGCGTAGCGCTGGGCGGGGCGTTCTTCGGCGAAAGCATGTACGCGCGGGCGACCGATGCGAGTAAAGCGGCGCTGGTGCATTTGGCCGCGCGGTTGCGGCACGGCGGGTTCAAGTTGCTCGATGCGCAGTTCATCACGCCACATTTGGAACAGTTCGGCGCGCAGACGCTGCCGCGGCGGATTTTTCAGGCAATGCTTGGCGTGGCGCTGGATGCGCCGGCGGATTTTGGTGCGCTGGCGGAGGATGCGAGTGGCGCGGCGTTGCTGGAGATTTTGCAGGCGTAG
- the tatB gene encoding Sec-independent protein translocase protein TatB — MLPSLGFNEIIILGILALVVVGPKDLPLLFRKLGKWTAKLRGMAQEFRTGFDELARQAELDELKREVQALRRTTNLGELAREITKPLPTLEDYAGISKPTPVVPERMASSSMEEAPRSGGGGARVEGEDEPLEGAPVEPSVAPPQSSLRDDSSSIEEERKALDVPEHADAAPIARSAP; from the coding sequence ATGCTTCCGAGCCTCGGCTTCAACGAGATCATTATCCTCGGTATCCTCGCCCTCGTGGTGGTGGGGCCGAAGGATTTGCCGTTGCTGTTCAGGAAGCTCGGCAAATGGACCGCGAAGCTGCGCGGCATGGCGCAAGAATTCCGCACCGGCTTCGATGAACTCGCCCGCCAAGCCGAACTCGACGAACTGAAGCGCGAAGTCCAAGCGCTCCGCCGCACCACAAACCTCGGCGAACTCGCCCGCGAGATCACCAAACCGCTGCCGACGCTCGAAGACTACGCCGGCATCTCGAAGCCGACGCCGGTGGTGCCCGAGCGCATGGCCTCCTCCTCGATGGAGGAGGCGCCACGAAGTGGCGGAGGAGGTGCGCGCGTTGAAGGTGAAGACGAGCCATTAGAGGGCGCTCCCGTAGAACCGAGCGTAGCACCTCCTCAGTCATCGCTACGCGATGACAGCTCCTCCATCGAGGAGGAGCGGAAGGCACTCGACGTCCCCGAGCACGCCGACGCCGCGCCGATCGCGCGGAGCGCTCCGTGA
- a CDS encoding twin-arginine translocase TatA/TatE family subunit, protein MPGLIPILIVLVLAFLLFSRPGRISGLMEDLGKGIKGFRKGLSEPETPPPAAGDPPRQVPDQTTNGDRAQ, encoded by the coding sequence ATGCCTGGGTTGATCCCGATTCTTATCGTCCTGGTGCTGGCGTTCCTGCTGTTCAGCCGCCCGGGCCGCATCTCCGGTCTGATGGAAGATCTCGGCAAGGGCATTAAGGGCTTCCGCAAAGGCCTGTCCGAGCCCGAAACCCCGCCGCCGGCCGCCGGTGATCCGCCGCGCCAGGTGCCGGACCAGACCACCAACGGAGACCGCGCGCAGTAA
- a CDS encoding SRPBCC family protein — MPAQAQVTLPSDREVRVTRQFNAPRQLVYDAHTKPELIVKWMLGPPGWDMPVCDMDVRVGGTYKWQWKNKEDGKQFGFFGTFTEVNAPARVAHDEYYDPGTVGTSMPVGDPAIVSLDLNEQAGVTTLSCTMKFASKEARDGAVSTGMTDGMEMGYARLDDMFKAKAA; from the coding sequence ATGCCAGCACAAGCTCAAGTCACGCTGCCAAGCGATCGCGAAGTTCGCGTCACGCGCCAATTCAACGCGCCGCGTCAGCTCGTCTACGACGCGCACACCAAGCCCGAATTGATCGTCAAATGGATGCTCGGCCCACCCGGCTGGGACATGCCCGTCTGCGATATGGATGTCCGCGTCGGCGGCACATACAAATGGCAATGGAAAAACAAGGAAGACGGTAAGCAGTTCGGCTTCTTCGGCACGTTCACTGAGGTCAACGCGCCCGCGCGTGTCGCGCATGACGAATACTACGATCCAGGCACTGTCGGCACGTCGATGCCGGTCGGCGATCCAGCGATCGTGTCACTGGATCTCAACGAGCAAGCGGGCGTCACCACGCTCAGCTGCACCATGAAGTTCGCGTCGAAAGAAGCGCGTGACGGCGCGGTCTCCACCGGCATGACCGACGGCATGGAGATGGGCTACGCCCGCCTCGACGACATGTTCAAAGCCAAAGCCGCCTGA
- the serS gene encoding serine--tRNA ligase has protein sequence MHDIRAIRDNAVLYDAAWARRGLAAQANKILEFDTKLRTASTAKQDAEAQRNAASKAIGAAKAKKDDAEAERLMTQVAALKLRIDETSADEAQWQKQRDDLLASLPNLPDPQVPDGADEHGNIEVRRWYKADAAGPPNVELSADHVTLGEALGMMDFEAAARMSGARFVALKGQLARLERALAAFMLDLHTIEYGYTEVAPPLLVKDHVMFGTGQLPKFIDDQFTAARTVSREELLFEALERFDDEFARRKDAKPTEVLKDVLEQAPTREDFWLVPTAEVALTNLVREQILDEAPLPNRMTADTPCFRAEAGAAGRDTRGMIRMHQFRKVELVSITTPEQSHDEHERMVRCAEEVLKRLELPFRTMLLCTGDMGFSAKRTYDLEVWLPSQGKYREISSCSNCGDFQARRMNTRFRNKDGKTEFVHTLNGSGLAVGRTLVAVLENYQNADGSITVPKALIPYMGGLEKISK, from the coding sequence ATGCACGATATCCGCGCCATCCGCGACAACGCTGTCCTCTACGACGCCGCCTGGGCGCGCAGAGGCCTGGCCGCGCAAGCCAACAAGATTCTGGAATTCGATACCAAGCTCCGCACCGCCTCGACCGCCAAGCAGGACGCCGAAGCCCAGCGCAACGCCGCCTCCAAAGCCATCGGCGCCGCCAAGGCCAAGAAGGATGACGCCGAAGCCGAGCGTCTGATGACCCAAGTCGCCGCGCTGAAACTCCGCATCGATGAAACCAGCGCCGACGAGGCGCAGTGGCAAAAGCAACGCGACGATTTACTCGCCTCGCTGCCAAATCTGCCAGACCCACAAGTCCCAGACGGCGCCGATGAGCATGGCAACATCGAAGTCCGCCGCTGGTACAAGGCCGACGCCGCCGGCCCGCCCAATGTCGAACTCAGCGCCGATCACGTCACGCTCGGCGAAGCGCTGGGCATGATGGATTTCGAGGCCGCCGCCCGCATGAGCGGCGCACGTTTCGTTGCGCTGAAAGGCCAACTCGCCCGCCTCGAACGCGCGCTCGCCGCCTTCATGCTCGATCTGCATACGATCGAGTACGGCTACACCGAAGTCGCGCCGCCGCTCTTGGTCAAGGACCACGTCATGTTCGGCACCGGACAATTGCCGAAATTCATCGACGATCAGTTCACCGCCGCGCGCACCGTCAGCCGCGAGGAATTGCTGTTCGAGGCGCTCGAACGCTTCGACGACGAATTCGCGCGCCGCAAGGACGCCAAACCCACCGAAGTGCTGAAGGACGTCCTCGAACAAGCCCCAACGCGCGAAGATTTCTGGCTGGTGCCAACCGCCGAAGTCGCGCTGACCAATCTCGTCCGTGAGCAAATCCTAGACGAAGCGCCGCTGCCAAACCGCATGACCGCAGACACGCCGTGCTTCCGTGCCGAAGCGGGCGCGGCGGGCAGGGACACGCGCGGCATGATCCGCATGCACCAGTTCCGCAAAGTCGAACTGGTCTCGATCACCACGCCCGAACAAAGCCACGACGAACACGAGCGCATGGTCCGCTGCGCGGAAGAGGTGCTAAAGCGCCTCGAACTTCCATTCCGCACCATGCTGCTCTGCACCGGCGACATGGGCTTCAGCGCCAAGCGGACTTACGATCTCGAAGTCTGGCTCCCAAGCCAAGGCAAGTATCGCGAGATCAGCTCCTGCTCGAACTGCGGCGATTTCCAAGCCCGCCGCATGAACACGCGCTTCCGCAACAAGGACGGCAAAACTGAATTCGTGCACACACTCAACGGCTCCGGCCTAGCCGTTGGCCGCACGTTGGTTGCGGTGCTGGAAAACTATCAAAACGCCGACGGCAGCATCACCGTGCCGAAGGCGCTGATCCCATACATGGGCGGCCTGGAAAAAATCTCAAAGTGA